In a genomic window of Homo sapiens chromosome 22, GRCh38.p14 Primary Assembly:
- the HSCB gene encoding iron-sulfur cluster co-chaperone protein HscB isoform 1 precursor (isoform 1 precursor is encoded by transcript variant 1) encodes MWRGRAGALLRVWGFWPTGVPRRRPLSCDAASQAGSNYPRCWNCGGPWGPGREDRFFCPQCRALQAPDPTRDYFSLMDCNRSFRVDTAKLQHRYQQLQRLVHPDFFSQRSQTEKDFSEKHSTLVNDAYKTLLAPLSRGLYLLKLHGIEIPERTDYEMDRQFLIEIMEINEKLAEAESEAAMKEIESIVKAKQKEFTDNVSSAFEQDDFEEAKEILTKMRYFSNIEEKIKLKKIPL; translated from the exons ATGTGGCGGGGGAGAGCCGGGGCTTTGCTCCGGGTGTGGGGGTTTTGGCCGACAGGGGTTCCCAGAAGGAGACCGCTAAGCTGCGATGCTGCGTCGCAGGCGGGAAGCAATTATCCCCGCTGTTGGAACTGCGGCGGCCCATGGGGCCCCGGGCGGGAGGACAGGTTCTTCTGCCCACAGTGCCGAGCGCTGCAGGCACCTGACCCCACTCGAGACTACTTCAGCCTTATGGACTG CAACCGTTCCTTCAGAGTTGATACAGCGAAGCTCCAGCACAGGTACCAGCAACTGCAGCGTCTTGTCCACCCAGATTTCTTCAGCCAGAGGTCTCAG ACTGAAAAGGACTTCTCAGAGAAGCATTCGACCCTGGTGAATGATGCCTATAAGACCCTCCTGGCCCCCCTGAGCAGAGGACTGTACCTT CTAAAGCTCCATGGAATAGAGATTCCTGAAAGGACAGATTATGAAATGGACAGGCAATTCCTCATAGAAATAATGGAAATCAATGAAAAACTCGCAGAAGCTGAAAGTGAAGCTGCCATGAAAGAGATTGAATCCATTGTCAAAG ctaaACAGAAAGAATTTACTGACAATGTGAGCAGTGCTTTTGAACAAG ATGACTTTGAAGAAGCCAAGGAAATTTTGACAAAGATGAGATACTTTtcaaatatagaagaaaagatcAAGTTAAAGAAGATTCCCCTTTAA
- the HSCB gene encoding iron-sulfur cluster co-chaperone protein HscB isoform 3 precursor (isoform 3 precursor is encoded by transcript variant 6), whose amino-acid sequence MWRGRAGALLRVWGFWPTGVPRRRPLSCDAASQAGSNYPRCWNCGGPWGPGREDRFFCPQCRALQAPDPTRDYFSLMDCNRSFRVDTAKLQHRYQQLQRLVHPDFFSQRSQTEKDFSEKHSTLVNDAYKTLLAPLSRGLYLVS is encoded by the exons ATGTGGCGGGGGAGAGCCGGGGCTTTGCTCCGGGTGTGGGGGTTTTGGCCGACAGGGGTTCCCAGAAGGAGACCGCTAAGCTGCGATGCTGCGTCGCAGGCGGGAAGCAATTATCCCCGCTGTTGGAACTGCGGCGGCCCATGGGGCCCCGGGCGGGAGGACAGGTTCTTCTGCCCACAGTGCCGAGCGCTGCAGGCACCTGACCCCACTCGAGACTACTTCAGCCTTATGGACTG CAACCGTTCCTTCAGAGTTGATACAGCGAAGCTCCAGCACAGGTACCAGCAACTGCAGCGTCTTGTCCACCCAGATTTCTTCAGCCAGAGGTCTCAG ACTGAAAAGGACTTCTCAGAGAAGCATTCGACCCTGGTGAATGATGCCTATAAGACCCTCCTGGCCCCCCTGAGCAGAGGACTGTACCTTGTAAG CTAA
- the HSCB gene encoding iron-sulfur cluster co-chaperone protein HscB isoform 2 precursor (isoform 2 precursor is encoded by transcript variant 2) produces MWRGRAGALLRVWGFWPTGVPRRRPLSCDAASQAGSNYPRCWNCGGPWGPGREDRFFCPQCRALQAPDPTRDYFSLMDCNRSFRVDTAKLQHRYQQLQRLVHPDFFSQRSQTEKDFSEKHSTLVNDAYKTLLAPLSRGLYLLNRKNLLTM; encoded by the exons ATGTGGCGGGGGAGAGCCGGGGCTTTGCTCCGGGTGTGGGGGTTTTGGCCGACAGGGGTTCCCAGAAGGAGACCGCTAAGCTGCGATGCTGCGTCGCAGGCGGGAAGCAATTATCCCCGCTGTTGGAACTGCGGCGGCCCATGGGGCCCCGGGCGGGAGGACAGGTTCTTCTGCCCACAGTGCCGAGCGCTGCAGGCACCTGACCCCACTCGAGACTACTTCAGCCTTATGGACTG CAACCGTTCCTTCAGAGTTGATACAGCGAAGCTCCAGCACAGGTACCAGCAACTGCAGCGTCTTGTCCACCCAGATTTCTTCAGCCAGAGGTCTCAG ACTGAAAAGGACTTCTCAGAGAAGCATTCGACCCTGGTGAATGATGCCTATAAGACCCTCCTGGCCCCCCTGAGCAGAGGACTGTACCTT ctaaACAGAAAGAATTTACTGACAATGTGA
- the HSCB gene encoding iron-sulfur cluster co-chaperone protein HscB isoform X1, which produces MLRRRREAIIPAVGTAAAHGAPGGRTGSSAHSAERCRHLTPLETTSALWTGTSDGFGKRARARDTSSNRSFRVDTAKLQHRYQQLQRLVHPDFFSQRSQTEKDFSEKHSTLVNDAYKTLLAPLSRGLYLLKLHGIEIPERTDYEMDRQFLIEIMEINEKLAEAESEAAMKEIESIVKAKQKEFTDNVSSAFEQDDFEEAKEILTKMRYFSNIEEKIKLKKIPL; this is translated from the exons ATGCTGCGTCGCAGGCGGGAAGCAATTATCCCCGCTGTTGGAACTGCGGCGGCCCATGGGGCCCCGGGCGGGAGGACAGGTTCTTCTGCCCACAGTGCCGAGCGCTGCAGGCACCTGACCCCACTCGAGACTACTTCAGCCTTATGGACTGGTACGAGCGACGGTTTCGGGAAACGGGCCCGGGCGAGAGACACGTCGAG CAACCGTTCCTTCAGAGTTGATACAGCGAAGCTCCAGCACAGGTACCAGCAACTGCAGCGTCTTGTCCACCCAGATTTCTTCAGCCAGAGGTCTCAG ACTGAAAAGGACTTCTCAGAGAAGCATTCGACCCTGGTGAATGATGCCTATAAGACCCTCCTGGCCCCCCTGAGCAGAGGACTGTACCTT CTAAAGCTCCATGGAATAGAGATTCCTGAAAGGACAGATTATGAAATGGACAGGCAATTCCTCATAGAAATAATGGAAATCAATGAAAAACTCGCAGAAGCTGAAAGTGAAGCTGCCATGAAAGAGATTGAATCCATTGTCAAAG ctaaACAGAAAGAATTTACTGACAATGTGAGCAGTGCTTTTGAACAAG ATGACTTTGAAGAAGCCAAGGAAATTTTGACAAAGATGAGATACTTTtcaaatatagaagaaaagatcAAGTTAAAGAAGATTCCCCTTTAA
- the HSCB gene encoding iron-sulfur cluster co-chaperone protein HscB isoform 4 (isoform 4 is encoded by transcript variant 4), with amino-acid sequence MDRQFLIEIMEINEKLAEAESEAAMKEIESIVKAKQKEFTDNVSSAFEQDDFEEAKEILTKMRYFSNIEEKIKLKKIPL; translated from the exons ATGGACAGGCAATTCCTCATAGAAATAATGGAAATCAATGAAAAACTCGCAGAAGCTGAAAGTGAAGCTGCCATGAAAGAGATTGAATCCATTGTCAAAG ctaaACAGAAAGAATTTACTGACAATGTGAGCAGTGCTTTTGAACAAG ATGACTTTGAAGAAGCCAAGGAAATTTTGACAAAGATGAGATACTTTtcaaatatagaagaaaagatcAAGTTAAAGAAGATTCCCCTTTAA
- the HSCB gene encoding iron-sulfur cluster co-chaperone protein HscB isoform 3 precursor (isoform 3 precursor is encoded by transcript variant 3) — translation MWRGRAGALLRVWGFWPTGVPRRRPLSCDAASQAGSNYPRCWNCGGPWGPGREDRFFCPQCRALQAPDPTRDYFSLMDCNRSFRVDTAKLQHRYQQLQRLVHPDFFSQRSQTEKDFSEKHSTLVNDAYKTLLAPLSRGLYLVS, via the exons ATGTGGCGGGGGAGAGCCGGGGCTTTGCTCCGGGTGTGGGGGTTTTGGCCGACAGGGGTTCCCAGAAGGAGACCGCTAAGCTGCGATGCTGCGTCGCAGGCGGGAAGCAATTATCCCCGCTGTTGGAACTGCGGCGGCCCATGGGGCCCCGGGCGGGAGGACAGGTTCTTCTGCCCACAGTGCCGAGCGCTGCAGGCACCTGACCCCACTCGAGACTACTTCAGCCTTATGGACTG CAACCGTTCCTTCAGAGTTGATACAGCGAAGCTCCAGCACAGGTACCAGCAACTGCAGCGTCTTGTCCACCCAGATTTCTTCAGCCAGAGGTCTCAG ACTGAAAAGGACTTCTCAGAGAAGCATTCGACCCTGGTGAATGATGCCTATAAGACCCTCCTGGCCCCCCTGAGCAGAGGACTGTACCTTGTAAG ctaa